A genomic segment from Gadus morhua chromosome 4, gadMor3.0, whole genome shotgun sequence encodes:
- the nrp2a gene encoding neuropilin-2a, which translates to MTRVPERDSNAWLYTLDPILVTIIVMSSLGVVLGAVCAGLLLYCTCSYGGLSARSSTTLENYNFELYDGLKHKVKLNQQRCCTEA; encoded by the coding sequence ATGACCCGCGTGCCGGAGCGGGACAGCAACGCGTGGCTGTACACGCTGGACCCCATCCTGGTCACCATCATCGTGATGAGCTCCCTGGGCGTGGTCCTGGGCGCCGTGTGCGCCGGCCTGCTGCTCTACTGCACGTGCTCGTACGGCGGGCTGTCGGCGCGCTCCTCCACCACGCTGGAGAACTACAACTTTGAGCTGTACGACGGGCTGAAGCACAAGGTGAAGCTCAACCAGCAGAGGTGCTGCACCGAGGCGTGA